The genomic segment TCATGTCGCGGAAGTGCCCCGGCGAGTGCCACTCCCATGAACGCTACGGGTAGTTGCGCGTTCCAGTCCACGGCCGGGTTCCATGGACGGGATCGCGCCACGGGCCGCGGGCGGCCGGCCCGGCGGTGGGGCCGGGCGGGCCGGGCCGGACGGCACTGTGACACAAATCGCTCGTCCGGCGCTGAAGGGAGTACGGACCCCGACGGGTCCTCCAGAACGACGGCCGGGGTCTCTCCTGTGGGGGGTGGCGACCCCGGTCGTCCTCTTTTCCGGGGTGCCGCGGTCCCTGCCGCGCCCCGTCCCGCGACGGGTGGTGGCCGGGGGCCTGCCGCTCACGCATCACCGCCACCGCGTGCGGGTGCGCCGCCGTCCCCGGGCTCTCCCGGGCCGCCCCGGTCCCGGCGGCGGGGAGGGCCCGTCCGCCGGCCGGCCCTTCTCTCGCGGGCTTCGGCGGCGGTACCGGACCTGTCCGCGTTGCCGGCCCGGAGGAGGTCCGCGTCGCCGTCGGCTTCCTGGGCGCCACCGGCATGGCCACGCTCGCGCGCGTTCGCGCCTCCGTTCGCGTTGCCGCCCCCGTTCGCGTTCGCGCCTCCGTTCGCGTTGCCGCCGCCGTTGGCATTGCCGCCGCCGTTTCCGTTCCCGTTGCCGTTCCCGCCGCCGTTCGCGTTGCCGTTGGAACCACCGGCCGCGTTGCCGCGGGAGGTGCCGCTCGTGGTGTCGTTGGCGTTGCCGCCGCTGTTGGCGTTGCTTCCCGCGTTCTCGCCGCCGCCGCTGTTGGCATTGCCCGTGCCGCCGCTGTTGGCATCGTTGCCACCGCTGTTCGCGTTGTTCCCCCCGCTGTTCGCGTTGTTGCCACCGCTGTTGGCGTTGCCGGTGCCGCCGCTGTTGGCGTTGTTGCCACCGCTGTTCGCGTTGCCGTTCCCGGCGCTGTCACCGGCCGGCCCGTCCTCCGCACCGCCGGTTGCACCGGGGCCGGTGAGCCAGTCGCAGTAGTCGCCCACCCGGTTCTCGCCACCCGCCGCCGCGGCGAGCCGTTCCCGGGCCTCCGGGCTCAGCTGTTCACCGGTGCCCTTGCCGCTGCCGCCGCCGTTCGCCTTGCCGTACGTCCGGCACAGCTTCCGCAGGGCCTTCGCGTCCTTCTCCGCGGCGCCGTCGTCGCGGCGGTCCCGGCCGTCGGGGTGGGAGCCGTCCGGCCCGCCCGGTCCCGGCTGCCCCGGGCTCTCCGTGCCGTCCCCTCCGGGGCGGGAGCCGTCGGGCTCGTCCCCGGAGACGAACGGCACCGGGAGGACTCCGGTGCCGGCGGCCACCGCCACGCCGCCGAGCATGAGCCCGGCCACGACGCCGCCGGCCACCGCCTTCGCCCGGCGGTGCCGCGCCCACAGGCCGGCCAGTCCGCGCTGCCGCCCCGGCCGCCAGTCGTCCTGCGGGCGCGGCTCCGTAGCGGCCGCCCCCGGGACACGGGCGGCACGGAAGGCCGCCAGGGCGGCCTCCTCGTGGATCCGGGCGCGTTCCGGATCACCCGCGATCGGACGGGCCGCCGCCGCCAGCAGCCGGTCGAGCTCGGAGCCGGCGGCGCCTCCCGCGACACCCGAGGGCTCACGGTTCAGCAAACGCTCCGCCTTCTTCCGGTTCACGCCGCTCCCGTCGGGGTCTCGGTGCCCGCTCATTCCACTTCCCCAAGCGTCCGGGAGGCGGGAGTCGTCACGGACCGGCCCCCCGCCGGCGCCCGGTCCGCGAGTTGCCCTGCCAGCCTCTTGAGCCCCCGGTACGAGGCGGTGCGGACCGCGCCACTGCGTTTGCCCAGCACACGGGCGGTCGCCGGGCCGTCGAGGCCGACGACCACCCGGAGCAGCACCGCCTCGGCCTGGTCCCGCGGCAGTTCGGCGACCATCGCCAGGGCCTCCTCGGTCGACAGGGTCTCCAGTGCCTCCCGTTCGGTGTCCTGACGGCCCGGCAGCTCCAGCACGTCCTGCTCCAGCAGGGCGGTGCGCGGACGGCTGCGCTGCCGGCGCAGATGGTCCAGGGCGCGGTGCCGGGCGATGGTCGCCGTCCAGCCGCGGAAACCGTCGCCGTTGCCGCGGAAGCGGCCGAGGTCCCGGGCGATCTCCAGCCACGCCTCGGCGGTCACGTCCTCGGCGTCGTCGCCGACCAGGCCCCGTACGTAGCCGAGCAGCCTCGGCTGAACCAGCCGGTAGAGCAGGGTGAATGCCTCCTCATCGCCGTTCTGGGCGCGTTCGACGGCTTCCCCGAGCCCTCCGTCGTCACCCTGCTGCGTACGTCGGCGCTCCCCACGCTTGCCCACGCTGTCCTCTTCGTCCGCCGCTGTCACGCATCCGGGCACTGGCCCGCCCTCTTGTCACGCGGGCCGGACTGCTGATTCACCCGGAGGTGACATCCTCACGCCCCGGCGGCCTCGATGCCGAGCTTTTCCAGGACTTCGTGGAAGAGCTTCTCGACATCCGGGTCCGGTTCCGCGCTCAGGACATCGGCCAGGCGCCGGGAGTCCACCGTACGCCCGGCCGCCGCGGCCCACCCCGCGGCATGGGCGGCGGCGCCCGCCGGGGAGGGGAAGACGTCGTCCAGCACGATCTCGTTCTCGCCGACATGCCGGGCCAGCGCGGTCCGTCCCAGGCAGGCCGTCCAGGAGCCGCGGACCGGGCCGGCGCCCTCCAGAACGGCGCAGTCGCCGTCCATGACGTACGCCAGCAGGGTCGGGGCGCCGGTCTCCCTCGCCAGGGCGCCGGCCACGTCGTCGAGGTCGCCCAGCCCCGGCTCGCTCGGGTGCTGCCACAACTGCCAGCCGTCGGCGAAGGTCTCGGCCAGTTCCAGCCGTTCCCGGCCGGGCGCGAGTGTGGAGCACTCCGCCAGTTCGCGGTCACTCCTGCCGACGACTAAGTAACCCCAGAAACCCATCGTGATCTCCCTCCGTGGCGGCCCGTCCACCGGCACCAGCGCAAGCCGAGTGGCAAACGTCACACCGGCCCCCGGGCGCGGACGCTGTGACGTTCCGCGGACACGCAGCGCTGAACGGGTAGGACGGCGCCGGTGATTCGGGTGTGGTGCCGCACGGCGCCACCCGCGGCGGCGCCGGCCGCGGCCACCGGGCGGCCGGAACGCCGGGCCGCCGGGCGGATTCCGCCCGGCGGGCGTGCGGACGCCGTGACGGTTTGCGGAACCGGGGCTCACCCTCCGGTACCGCGCACGCCGGTCCGCCCCTCACAGGGGAGGGGGCGGACCGGCGTTCCCACTCCGCCGTGCCCGGGGAGCCCGGACGGCCGCCGGCCCCGTGCCGCTCGGGCCGCCGGGCGGGCGTGTCGGCGGGCGGCCGGCGGCCCGCGGCCGGACGATGACCGGATGGACGACATCACCCTGCGCATCGCCCAGCAGCCGGAGGCCGACGCCCTGCTCGCCCGCAGCCCGCTGGCCGTGCTGGTCGGCACGCTGCTCGACCAGCAGGTCCCGATGGAGTGGGCGTTCACCGGCCCGTACACGATCGCGCGGCGCATGGGGGGCGACGACCTGGACGCGCGCGAGATCGCCGCCCGTGACCCGGAGTCCTTCGCGGCGCTGCTCTCGGAGAAGCCGGCGGTGCACCGCTACCCCGGTTCGATGGCCAAGCGCGTGCAGGAGCTGTGCCGCCATCTGGTCGAGCACTACGACGGGGACGCGGCGGCGGTGTGGCGCGACGCCGGGAGCGGGGCCGAGCTGCTCCGGCGGCTGGAGGAACTGCCCGGGTACGGCAGGCAGAAGTCCCAGATCTTCGTCGCGCTGCTCGGCAAGCGGTACGGGGTGCGGCCGGAGGGGTGGCGGGAGGCGGCGGGCCCGTACGGCGAGGAGGGCGCCCGCCGGTCGGCCGCGGACGTCACCGGGCCCGGGTCACTGGCCGAGGTCCGGGCCGTCAAACAGGAGACCAAGCGCGCCGCGAAGGCCGCCAAGTCGGCGAAGGCCACCGGCACCGGCGGCACCGGGCCCGGCACGCCGGACAGGACGGTCAGGCGCCCCCGGCAGCCCTGAGGCCCCGGCCCGGACAACCCGCCCCGGCAGGCACCCGGCCCGCACCCACCTCAGTTCGGTCCGGCCCGCACCCCGGGCCCTGTCAGCCGCCCGGGCCGCGCCCGCCTCGGCCCAACCTGCCCCGAGCCCGTCCGCCGCCCGGTCCGTCCGACCGGCCCGGTCAGCCGCCCGGCCTCTCCTCCCGCTCCGCCTCCAGCCGGTCGGCGAGCTTCCGGAACTCCGTCCAGCTCGCGGACGGCTTCCGCGGGTCCCACAGCTTCTGCGCGACCGCCCGCAGCGGCATCCGGATCCCGGTGGCCACCTGGGCCTCCGTCTGGGCGCCGGCCAGATCGCACCAGACGGCGAGCCGGCCGCCGAGCACCCGGTCCGGGCCGGACAGCGCGGCCGGCACCGGCTCGGTGCCGCGCAGCACGGCGGGGGTCCAGCTCTTGTAGATCCGCTCACCGGTGGGATAGGTGAACTGGTTGGGCTCTCCGAGCACGTAGTACAGATACTCGTCGTTGAGGTTGACCAGCTTGCGGCCCTCGCGGAGGTACTCCGCCGGCGGCCGGGCGCCGATCTCCTTGCCGGTCCAGTACTCGACCTCGATGTCCTCGTCGGGCCGTACGGATCCGCCGCTGAAGAAGCCGTCGTTCCACGCCTTGGGCCGCTTGCCCTCCTTCCGCACCGTCTCGGCGCGGTCGTTGAGCCAGGCCGTCGCCAGGTCCTGGACGCGCCCGGCCGAGCCGTAGTCGCGGCGGGCCTGCGCGGCGAGGCCCGGGTAGGCGGCCTCGGGGTTCTCGGCCATCAGCGCGCGGTACTCGTCGGCGCCGAGGTGGAAGTACCGGCCGGGGAAGACTCCGGAGTACTCGCGCAGCAGGTCGTCGACGAGCTCGGCCGACCGCGGCTTGGTGATGTCGATGGCGCCCCGGACCGGTACGCCCTGCGCGTTGCGCAGTTGCAGGTCCGGATGCGCGCGGAGGACGGCGCCGAGGTGGCCGGGCGAGTCGATCTCGGGGATGACGGTGACGTGCAGCCGCTCCGCGAGGTCGAGGATCCGCCGCAGCTGCTTCTTGGTGAGGTGCTGCTCGGAGACGATCTCGGGGTGCGAGTCGCTCTCGATGCGGAAGCCCTGGTCGTCGGAGAAGTGCAGACCGAGCTGGTTGAACTTGAGGTCGGCGATCTCCCGGATGCGGGCCTCGATCCACTCCGGGGTGAAGTGCTTGCGCGCGATGTCGAGCATCAGTCCGCGCTGGGCGCGGTCGGGGCGGTCGTCGACGGTGCCCTCGGGGACGGTGCCCTCGGTGCGCAGGACCTGCAGCACGGTGCGGGTGCCGTAGAAGACGCCCGCGTCGGTGGAGCCGGTGATCCGGACGCGGCCGTCGCGGGTGGTGAGCCGGTACGCCTCGGCGCCGCCTTTCTGCTCCCGGTCGATGGCCAGTTCGAGGTCGCCGCGCCGGGCCGGGCCGTCGTGGCGGGGCAGGTCCAGCTCCGCGGCGACCGTCCGGGCCTCGTCGGCCAGCGGACCGTCCGGGTCGGCGACGACGCGGCTGCCGGAGCCGGGCCGCCAGCCGGGCCCCCGGCCGCTCTCGAACTTCCGTACGGCGGGGATGGTCACGGGCGGGGACGACGGTGGATAGGAGCGGGTGGCGGTGGCCGCCGGTGACCTCTCGTCGGTACCGGTTCCGTCGGCCGGTCCGTCCGAACATCCGGCCAGCAGGACCGCCGCGACCGTCACGGCGGTCCAGGCGGGCGGCCGCCGGCGGATTCCCGGCGCGGGGAGCGGCCGCCGGGCCGCCTTCGGCGCGGAGAGCATGGGCAAGGGAAAACCTCCTCGTTCACCCGCGAAGGTAAGGCCCCGCACGGGCTTTCCCGTCCCTCACACGCGCGGGCGGCCCGGACCGGGCGGGCGCCTCCTCCGCCGGGCCGACCGGCCGGCCCGGAGAAAGCGCAGGTCGGACCGGGTGGCCGCGGCCGGTGGGACCGGCCGCGCGGAGCCGGCATCAACGCCACGTCAAAACCCTCCCCCGGTGGGTGAAATTCGCGCATCTGTGGCATGGCGGCCATCACCGCCCGCTACGGTTGCTCTCTCGCCCCATCGCGCCGCCCGGGCTCACCGCGCGGGTGCGCGCACCGCGTCATCTCTCGCACCTCACCTCCCCCGGCCCTGCCAGGGGGCTCCCAGAGGAGTCCACCGTCTTCGGCCTCGACCACTTCAACGCCCAGCCACCCGACACCGCGGAACACGCGCTGCTCGCCTGCTGCGGCAGCCGCCGCTGGGCCCGCAGCCTCGCCGGCCACCGGCCGTACCCGGATGTCGCCGCGCTGCTGGCGGCCGCCGACGAGGCGAGCTACGACCTCTCCCCGGCCGATCTCGCCGAGGCTCTGGCCCGGGAGTCCGCGCCCGGGCTGCCGGGGCTCCCGCTGCCGGGGCTCCCGCTGCCGCGCGCCCGCTCGGGCGAGGAGCGGCAGCCCGCCCTGGCGGGCCCGCGGGACTCCTGCCGCGGGAGCGGGCAGCCGGACGCCGTCCCGCCCCGGCGGCCGGGCGTCCTGGCGGCGCACACCGCGCTGCGCGCCGCCCACGCCGCGTACGAGAGCCGCTTCGGCCACGCCTTCGTGATCTGCCTGGACGGCGTGGACCCGGCGGAGTCGCTGGACCATGTGCTGGCCGGCCTCCGCACCCGGCTCGGCCACGAGCCGGAGAAGGAGCGGGCCGTGGTGGCGGAGGAGCTGCGCCGGCTGAGCCGCGGCAGGCTCGCCCGGCTCATGGCCTGAACGGCTCGCCCCGGGTTTCCGGCCGCCCTTCGGGCTCCCGGTAGCCCGTACGTGCCTGTTTGATCACACCTGAGGCCCCCCGTGGGAGTGATCAGGTCCGGCGTGGCTACGATGGCCGGGGCCGGTGGACCGTACCCGGCCGGGCCATACCGACATCCGAGCCGGCAGGCCCCAGTCCCGCTTCCGGAGGGTAAGTCCGTGCCGGCTGGAACGCTTTACCGCGGCCGGGAAGGCATGTGGAGCTGGGTGGCTCATCGAGTCACCGGTGTCCTCATCTTCTTCTTCCTGTTCGTCCATGTGCTCGACACGTCCCTCGTCCGCGTCTCCCCCGAGGCGTACGACGACGTGGTCGCGACCTACAAGACTCCCCTCGTCGCCCTGATGGAGTACGGCCTCGTCGCCGCCATCCTCTTCCACGCGCTGAACGGCCTGCGGGTCGTGGCGGTGGACTTCTGGTCCAAGGGCACCAAGTACCAGAGGCACATGCTCTGGACGGTCATGGCCATCTGGATCGTGCTGATGGCCGGGGCCCTGTACCCCGTCCTCGGCCACGCCGCGAGCGAAGTCTTCGGGAGCTGAGCACCATGGCAACCACTGAGAGCTCGTCCGTCGAACTGACCGGCAGCAGTGCCGGCTACAGCCCCGAGAACCCGGCTCCGGTCATCGAGCCGCCGCGGGCCCGCACCCAGAAGACCCCGCGGGCGTCCCGGACCAACTTCGAGATGCACGGCTGGCTGTTCATGCGGCTGTCCGGCATCGTGCTGGTCGTCCTCGTCATCGGCCACCTCGTTCTCCAGCTCGTGCTGGACGGCGGCGTGCAGAAGATCAACTTCGCCTTCGTCGCCGGCCGCTGGGCTTCGCCGTTCTGGCAGATCTGGGATCTGACCATGCTGTGGCTCGCCATGCTGCACGGCGCCAACGGCCTGCGGACGATCATCAACGACTACGCCGAGCGGGACACCACGCGCTTCTGGCTGAAGATGCTGCTGTGGACCGCCACGGTGTTCACCGTTCTGCTGGGCACGCTGGTGATCTTCACCTTCGACCCGAACATCCGCTAGAGCCGGGGCTGACGAGACCATGAAGATCCACAAGTACGACACCGTCATCGTCGGCGCCGGTGGCGCGGGCATGCGCGCGGCCATCGAGTCGACCAAGCGCAGCCGGACCGCGGTGCTGACGAAGCTGTACCCGACGCGCTCCCACACCGGCGCCGCCCAGGGCGGCATGGCCGCCGCCCTCGCGAACGTCGAGGAGGACAACTGGGAGTGGCACACCTTCGACACGATCAAGGGCGGTGACTACCTGGTCGACCAGGACGCCGCCGAGATCCTGGCGAAGGAGGCCATCGACGCGGTCCTCGACCTGGAGAAGATGGGCCTGCCGTTCAACCGCACGCCGGGCGGCACCATCGACCAGCGCCGCTTCGGCGGCCACAGCCGCAACCACGGCGAGGCGCCGGTCCGCCGCTCCTGCTACGCCGCGGACCGCACCGGCCACATGATCCTCCAGACGCTGTACCAGAACTGCGTCAAGGAGGGCGTGGAGTTCTACAACGAGTTCTACGTCCTGGACCTCCTCCTCAACGAGACGGACGGGGTCAAGCGCACCGCGGGCGTCGTCGCGTACGAGCTGGCCACCGGCGAGATCCACGTCTTCCGGGCGAAGGCCGTGATCTTCGCCTCCGGCGGCACCGGCAAGTTCTTCAAGGTGACCTCCAACGCCCACACCCTGACCGGTGACGGCCAGGCCGCCGCGTTCCGCCGCGGTCTGCCGCTGGAGGACATGGAGTTCTTCCAGTTCCACCCGACGGGCATCTGGCGGATGGGCATCCTGCTCACCGAGGGCGCGCGCGGCGAGGGCGGCATCCTCCGCAACAAGGACGGCGAGCGCTTCATGGAGAAGTACGCGCCCGTCATGAAGGACCTCGCCTCGCGCGACGTCGTCTCCCGCTCGATCTACACCGAGATCCGCGAGGGACGCGGCTGCGGCCCCGAGGGCGACCACGTCTACCTGGACCTGACGCACCTGCCGCCGGAGCAGCTGGACGCCAAGCTGCCCGACATCACCGAGTTCGCGCGGACGTACCTCGGCATCGAGCCCTACACGGACCCGATCCCGATCCAGCCGACCGCGCACTACGCGATGGGCGGCATCCCGACCAACGTCCAGGGCGAGGTGCTGGCGGACAACACCACCGTCGTGCCGGGCCTGTACGCGGCCGGCGAGGTCGCCTGCGTCTCCGTGCACGGCGCCAACCGGCTGGGCACCAACTCGCTGCTCGACATCAACGTCTTCGGGCGCCGGGCCGGCATCGCCGCCGCCGAGTACGCCGCGGAGCACGACTACGTCGAGCTGCCGGAGGACCCGGCCGCGCAGGTCGTGGGCCAGGTGGAGCGGATGCGGAGCGCCACCGGCACCGAGCGGGTCACCGAGATCCGCAAGGCGCTGCAGGAGACCATGGACACCAACGTCATGGTGTTCCGCACCGAGCAGACGCTGAAGACGGCGGTCGAGGAGATCGGCGCGCTGCGCGAGCGCTACCTCAA from the Streptomyces xinghaiensis S187 genome contains:
- a CDS encoding succinate dehydrogenase hydrophobic membrane anchor subunit, producing MATTESSSVELTGSSAGYSPENPAPVIEPPRARTQKTPRASRTNFEMHGWLFMRLSGIVLVVLVIGHLVLQLVLDGGVQKINFAFVAGRWASPFWQIWDLTMLWLAMLHGANGLRTIINDYAERDTTRFWLKMLLWTATVFTVLLGTLVIFTFDPNIR
- a CDS encoding beta-N-acetylhexosaminidase, with protein sequence MLSAPKAARRPLPAPGIRRRPPAWTAVTVAAVLLAGCSDGPADGTGTDERSPAATATRSYPPSSPPVTIPAVRKFESGRGPGWRPGSGSRVVADPDGPLADEARTVAAELDLPRHDGPARRGDLELAIDREQKGGAEAYRLTTRDGRVRITGSTDAGVFYGTRTVLQVLRTEGTVPEGTVDDRPDRAQRGLMLDIARKHFTPEWIEARIREIADLKFNQLGLHFSDDQGFRIESDSHPEIVSEQHLTKKQLRRILDLAERLHVTVIPEIDSPGHLGAVLRAHPDLQLRNAQGVPVRGAIDITKPRSAELVDDLLREYSGVFPGRYFHLGADEYRALMAENPEAAYPGLAAQARRDYGSAGRVQDLATAWLNDRAETVRKEGKRPKAWNDGFFSGGSVRPDEDIEVEYWTGKEIGARPPAEYLREGRKLVNLNDEYLYYVLGEPNQFTYPTGERIYKSWTPAVLRGTEPVPAALSGPDRVLGGRLAVWCDLAGAQTEAQVATGIRMPLRAVAQKLWDPRKPSASWTEFRKLADRLEAEREERPGG
- the sdhA gene encoding succinate dehydrogenase flavoprotein subunit, producing MKIHKYDTVIVGAGGAGMRAAIESTKRSRTAVLTKLYPTRSHTGAAQGGMAAALANVEEDNWEWHTFDTIKGGDYLVDQDAAEILAKEAIDAVLDLEKMGLPFNRTPGGTIDQRRFGGHSRNHGEAPVRRSCYAADRTGHMILQTLYQNCVKEGVEFYNEFYVLDLLLNETDGVKRTAGVVAYELATGEIHVFRAKAVIFASGGTGKFFKVTSNAHTLTGDGQAAAFRRGLPLEDMEFFQFHPTGIWRMGILLTEGARGEGGILRNKDGERFMEKYAPVMKDLASRDVVSRSIYTEIREGRGCGPEGDHVYLDLTHLPPEQLDAKLPDITEFARTYLGIEPYTDPIPIQPTAHYAMGGIPTNVQGEVLADNTTVVPGLYAAGEVACVSVHGANRLGTNSLLDINVFGRRAGIAAAEYAAEHDYVELPEDPAAQVVGQVERMRSATGTERVTEIRKALQETMDTNVMVFRTEQTLKTAVEEIGALRERYLNVSVQDKGKRFNTDLLEALELGNLLDLAEVTAVSALARKESRGGHYREDFPNRDDVNFMRHTMAYREVGEDGTESIRLDYKPVVTTRYQPMERKY
- a CDS encoding RNA polymerase sigma factor is translated as MGKRGERRRTQQGDDGGLGEAVERAQNGDEEAFTLLYRLVQPRLLGYVRGLVGDDAEDVTAEAWLEIARDLGRFRGNGDGFRGWTATIARHRALDHLRRQRSRPRTALLEQDVLELPGRQDTEREALETLSTEEALAMVAELPRDQAEAVLLRVVVGLDGPATARVLGKRSGAVRTASYRGLKRLAGQLADRAPAGGRSVTTPASRTLGEVE
- a CDS encoding HhH-GPD-type base excision DNA repair protein gives rise to the protein MDDITLRIAQQPEADALLARSPLAVLVGTLLDQQVPMEWAFTGPYTIARRMGGDDLDAREIAARDPESFAALLSEKPAVHRYPGSMAKRVQELCRHLVEHYDGDAAAVWRDAGSGAELLRRLEELPGYGRQKSQIFVALLGKRYGVRPEGWREAAGPYGEEGARRSAADVTGPGSLAEVRAVKQETKRAAKAAKSAKATGTGGTGPGTPDRTVRRPRQP
- the sdhC gene encoding succinate dehydrogenase, cytochrome b556 subunit, which translates into the protein MPAGTLYRGREGMWSWVAHRVTGVLIFFFLFVHVLDTSLVRVSPEAYDDVVATYKTPLVALMEYGLVAAILFHALNGLRVVAVDFWSKGTKYQRHMLWTVMAIWIVLMAGALYPVLGHAASEVFGS
- a CDS encoding 2-oxo-4-hydroxy-4-carboxy-5-ureidoimidazoline decarboxylase; this translates as MRAPRHLSHLTSPGPARGLPEESTVFGLDHFNAQPPDTAEHALLACCGSRRWARSLAGHRPYPDVAALLAAADEASYDLSPADLAEALARESAPGLPGLPLPGLPLPRARSGEERQPALAGPRDSCRGSGQPDAVPPRRPGVLAAHTALRAAHAAYESRFGHAFVICLDGVDPAESLDHVLAGLRTRLGHEPEKERAVVAEELRRLSRGRLARLMA